One stretch of Streptomyces hygroscopicus DNA includes these proteins:
- a CDS encoding flavoprotein, protein MQADGEREVAEVVDGELRLPAVRGAGALRKGGRDTFRWGRVLELLSPKVR, encoded by the coding sequence GTGCAGGCCGACGGCGAGCGCGAAGTGGCCGAGGTGGTTGACGGAGAACTGCGTCTCCCGGCCGTCAGGGGTGCGGGTGCGCTCCGGAAGGGCGGTCGCGACACCTTCCGGTGGGGGCGAGTGCTGGAGCTGCTGAGCCCCAAGGTGAGGTGA
- a CDS encoding oxidoreductase, whose translation MVSVSSLGHLFSPVVLDDLDYRFRPYDPWTSYGQAKTANVLFAVGASERWADDGITANALMPGNIGDTSLARHLDPRQLAALMDTSGLALPPGKSVEQGATLPRVRGAPRRR comes from the coding sequence GTGGTCTCGGTGAGTTCTCTCGGGCACCTCTTCTCACCGGTCGTCTTGGACGACCTGGACTACCGCTTCCGCCCCTACGACCCGTGGACCTCCTACGGGCAGGCGAAGACCGCCAACGTCCTGTTCGCCGTGGGTGCCTCCGAGCGATGGGCCGACGACGGCATCACCGCCAACGCACTCATGCCGGGCAACATCGGCGACACGTCGTTGGCTCGGCACCTGGACCCGCGGCAACTGGCAGCGCTCATGGACACCAGCGGACTGGCGCTGCCGCCGGGGAAGAGCGTGGAGCAGGGCGCCACGCTGCCGCGCGTCAGAGGGGCACCGCGACGCCGTTGA
- a CDS encoding superoxide dismutase translates to MTRNHPHPSRRTVLGGGALAAFALTAGTAPIAPTAQAASTGRTTPTALTGPATAWPNEFPLPDGFLPEGITIGARPYAYMGSRANGAVRRTDLRTGEGGTIYAGAVGTAAIGLKVDRDGLLYIAGGAGGTARVVDARTGRLLTTHQLTDTTGHFINDVILLGDRAWFTDSRDSVLYGVPRGRQGEVRPLPLSGDWVQTPDVNNANGIVATPDGRGLIVVSSRPGRLYHVDLGTGHATELTLHGANDVSDGDGLVRIGRTLYVVQNRQNRISVFALDRAARAATLRRTITDPRFDVPTTAARWHDRLYLVNARFTSPQTPETTFNGVAVPL, encoded by the coding sequence ATGACCCGGAACCACCCGCACCCCTCCCGGCGCACCGTCCTCGGCGGCGGCGCCCTCGCCGCGTTCGCCTTGACCGCCGGCACCGCCCCGATCGCCCCGACCGCCCAGGCGGCATCGACCGGCCGGACCACCCCGACTGCCTTGACCGGCCCGGCCACCGCGTGGCCGAACGAGTTCCCGCTGCCCGACGGCTTCCTCCCGGAGGGCATCACCATCGGCGCACGGCCGTACGCCTACATGGGCTCGCGCGCCAACGGCGCCGTCCGCCGCACCGACCTGCGCACCGGCGAGGGCGGGACGATCTACGCGGGAGCCGTCGGCACGGCGGCCATCGGCCTGAAGGTGGACCGCGACGGGCTGCTCTACATCGCGGGTGGCGCCGGTGGAACCGCCCGCGTGGTCGACGCCCGCACCGGCCGCCTCCTCACCACCCACCAACTGACCGACACCACCGGCCACTTCATCAACGACGTCATCCTGCTCGGCGACCGCGCCTGGTTCACCGACTCACGTGACAGCGTCCTCTACGGGGTGCCGCGTGGCCGCCAAGGCGAGGTCCGCCCCCTGCCACTGAGCGGCGACTGGGTGCAGACCCCCGATGTGAACAACGCCAACGGCATCGTCGCCACCCCCGACGGCCGTGGGCTGATCGTCGTCAGCAGCCGGCCCGGCAGGCTCTACCACGTGGACCTCGGCACCGGCCATGCCACCGAGCTCACCTTGCACGGCGCGAACGACGTCTCCGACGGAGACGGTCTCGTCCGCATCGGCCGCACGCTGTACGTCGTCCAGAACCGGCAGAACCGCATCAGCGTGTTCGCCCTCGACCGCGCCGCCCGCGCCGCCACCCTGCGCCGCACGATCACCGACCCCCGCTTCGACGTCCCCACCACCGCCGCCCGCTGGCACGACCGCCTGTACCTCGTCAACGCCCGCTTCACCAGCCCCCAGACCCCGGAGACCACCTTCAACGGCGTCGCGGTGCCCCTCTGA
- a CDS encoding phosphatidate cytidylyltransferase: MAGVLLCAAALPPLVGQDVAHGADRAARTTFGLIWLPVALTGLVSLGDLAIAICVSVVFADVGGWCGGRALGRSGPLSRPLSALSPAKTWGGVVGSAALSGLALWAMDAWTPLRWLAVLRGCALGDLLESVIKRGAGVKDAGRWLPGFGGLLDRIDSLLVTLLLLGATP, encoded by the coding sequence ATGGCCGGCGTCCTGCTCTGCGCCGCCGCGCTGCCGCCTCTGGTGGGCCAGGACGTGGCCCATGGCGCCGACCGCGCGGCCAGGACCACCTTCGGCCTCATCTGGCTGCCCGTTGCCCTCACCGGACTGGTGTCCCTGGGGGACCTCGCCATCGCGATCTGCGTCAGCGTGGTCTTCGCGGACGTGGGCGGCTGGTGCGGCGGGCGGGCACTGGGCCGCTCCGGACCCCTGAGCCGTCCGCTGTCCGCGCTCTCACCGGCCAAGACCTGGGGCGGAGTTGTGGGCTCCGCCGCCTTGTCCGGTCTGGCGCTGTGGGCCATGGACGCCTGGACCCCGTTGCGTTGGCTTGCCGTGCTGCGCGGTTGCGCACTGGGCGACCTGCTCGAATCCGTGATCAAACGAGGTGCCGGGGTCAAGGACGCGGGCCGTTGGCTGCCCGGTTTCGGGGGGCTCCTGGATCGCATCGACTCACTTCTCGTGACCCTTCTGCTGTTGGGAGCCACGCCATGA